Below is a genomic region from Leptospira bourretii.
CTTCCACCGAGTGAAATATAAATATAATCGCGAAACCACCTATTCAGCGTTACATGCCAACGATTCCAAAATTCTGTTGGTGTTTTGGAAAATTCTGGAGTTTCAAAATTAACAGTAAGAGTAACTCCAAGAAGTCTTGAAACACCAAGAGCAATAAAAGAATAACCAGCAAAGTCACAATAAATTTGTGTTAAAAATAAAAACCCACCAGCAAACACTTGGGATCCATCCATGGCCTGGATGATGTCTGGATTTTGAGTATAAAGAGATTTTCCTGCAAGGAAAACTTGGTCGACGTAAGTGGCTAAGTTATCGGCCACATAGACCTTCATAAAATAACCAAGAAGGATATCATACAATCCTTTCTGCACTCCATCCCAAGTGGGGAATTTTGGTTTTTTCAATTGAGGAAGAAGGTCTTGGGCACGTTCGATGGGACCTGCCACAAGTTGTGGAAAATAATTCACAAACAGAGCAAAATCAAAAAAATCACGTTCCGCTTTGATTTGTTTTCGGAACACATCGATTGTATAAGACATGGTTTGGAAAGTATAAAAACTAATCCCCACAGGAAGGATGATGTTTCTTAACAAATAAGTATGGGAATCCGCCACGGCAGTAGAACCCATCCACAATGCCAATTGGTTCCAGGAATCGATAAGATTCACTGCGAAAAAATCATAGTACTTCATTGTAAAAAGAAGGCCCAAGTTGGCTAAAATAGAAACTGATAGGTAAAGGCGACGACGAATTTGGTTTTCTGTACCTTCAATTAATATGGCAGCACAATAGTCGATAATGGTACTGACAAGGATGAGAGTGAGAAAAAACCACTCCCACCACCCGTAAAAAAAGTAAGATGCAAGGAGTAACCAAAGGTTTTGTGCGCGGTAGGCCCATTTTTGTTTTCCGGCAAACCAACCGAATCCCAAAAAGACCGCATACACGATAAGAAAGAATAACAAAAAGACAAAGGTATTAAAAAGCATCGGTCTTCGTTACAATTTCCGGGTCACTCGATTCTGTAAAATTGAAAAAATGAGGACAAAATGGAGAATCTTATCGTTGACCCTTTCGGATTTGCAGAAATCTTGAGAGTTACCTTGGATCTACGTTCGGAACTCAAAACCAAATTCGGTTTTTCGGAATTTCGCCCGGGCCAAGAAGAGGCCATTCGTTCTGTGTTAACAGGACAAGATACCCTGGCCATTTTACCAACTGGTGCGGGAAAGTCTCTCATCTACCAACTCCCGGCAGCCATCCAGAAAAATAAACTAACCCTTGTTATCTCTCCTCTCATTGCGCTGATGAAAGACCAAACCGAGAGTTTACTTGCCAAAGGAATTCCTGCAGCTTTTTGTAATTCCACACAAGATGAAGTCGAACAAATGACCATCCTTGCCAAATCGGTAAAAGGAGAAATTCGAGTTCTTCTCGTTTCACCGGAAAGAGCACTTTCCAATGGATTCCTTCATATCTTTCGGGAACTCGACTTATTTGCACTTGTTATAGATGAAGCCCATTGTGTTTCACAATGGGGACATGACTTTCGTCCCGAATACCGCCAAATCCATATTTTGCGGGAACGCCACCCTCGTCCCAATTTTCCGATCCTTGCCCTTACGGCAACTGCTACGACAAAAGTCCAAACAGATGTTCAAAACGCACTTGGAATGAAATCACCAAAAGTGGTTCTTTCCACTTTTTATAGACCTAATTTAAAATTCAGTGTGGAATATCCGGCTGCCGAAAGGGACAAAGCAGACAGGCTCATTGAACTTTTGGAACCTTGGAAAGATGGAAGGAAATTTCCAGGTCGTGCCATTGTTTACTGTGCCACAAGAAAAAAAACCGATGAAGTGTATGATCTTTTAAAAGACTTTGGATTCTCTGTGGGAAAATACCATGCCGGAAGAACCGATGGAATCAGGGAACGAACTCAAAATGCTTACACTTCTGGAAAAGTTCCTATCCTTGTCGCTACCAATGCTTTTGGAATGGGCATGGACCAACCTGATGTTCGTTTGGTTGTGCATTACCAAGTTCCAGCCTCTCTCGAAGCTTATTACCAAGAAGCGGGTCGTGCCGGAAGGGATGGGCTTGGGTCAGAATGTGTTTTGTTTTTTAAAGCGGGTGATGTGGCCACACAAGCTTTTATGTTATCGAAAGAAACCAACTTCAAAGGTGGTGACACTCTTCTCAAATACATTAAAGAGTATGCAGGCAAAGAGGAATGTAGGCAAGTCCAACTTTGTTCTTATTTTGGTGAAACCATTTCTCCTTGTGGGAATTGCGATATTTGTACTGAGGTTGGCTCCAACCTCCATCGATCCCATTTTTTAAAAACAGAAGCCGCCAAAGTCCAAAAGAAAAATGAAAAAAGGGAATACCCACTTTCGGAATGGGAAGAAGAAACCATTCAAAATTTTTTAAAAGAACATCCTGCTGTATTTGGAAAAACCATCATTGCCAAAACTCTTGTTGGCAAACGCACAAAAGATGTGCTTCGGTATCGAATGGAACGAAATCCCTTCCATGGAAAATTGGATGGAATTCCGGAAGAAGCAGTCGTTGCAAAACTTGAAACCTGGGTGGAGGAAAAAAAAGTTTTAGTAGCAGGGGCCAAATACCCAAAATTATATTTACCCAATTTTGTTAAAACAAAATCAAAAATTTCCTCATCTAACTCTGATGATACGAACTCATCTCCATCAAAAATAAAAAAACCACCTACTCTCCATTCCCAAATTTTAAAAGAACTGATGAATTACCGCGATCGGAAAGCAAGACAACTCAAGTGGAAAAAGTTTATGGTATTTCAAAATCCTGTTCTCAAACGAATTGCGGAAAGAAAACCAAAAAACCTTTCGGAGCTCGAAGCCACAAAGGGTGTGGGCCCGGCCAAGGTGGAACGATTTGGAAATGATATCATTGAAATCTTATCCAAATGGGACTAAATGTCCTCTTACGAAGGAAAATCCGATCAAATCTTAGAACCTAGTTCATGTCCATAGTGGACTTGAAACAAACTTAGATTCAGTCACATCCAAAGTAAATTCCCTTGAAACTTTCCATGTCTCTTAGAATCTGCAGATTCATAGGGGCAAAATGGAAAAAATTGCAGGGAAGATCGTAACTCACGAAAGAGAATGGGAAGGTACAATTGAATTCGATTCAAATACCGGACTCATCACAGAAGTGAAAGATGGAATTGATCCAGAAGCTTGCCAATTTCCCGAAGGTACAGTGATTTTTCCTGGTTTTGGAGATATCCACATTCACGCAAGAGAAGATGTGAGTGGAAAACATACTTACAAAGAAGATTTTATTTCTGCCGGGAATGCAGCCATCAATGGTGGAGTGATCCATGTGGCAGATATGCCAAACAATCCCGTACCTCCCATTGACGATGAATCTTATGCCGCCAAACAAGCGCTCACCAAAAAAGCACCCATTCATATCACATTGTATGCAGGGATTGGACCTCATACCAAACCACTAGAAAAAAAAGTTCCCTATAAAGTGTTTATGGGACCTTCCATTGGCGAATTGTTTTTTCATGACAATGCTTCATTGGAAGAAGTGATCAAACATTACGTTGGCCAAGACATTAGTTTTCACTGTGAAGACCCAGAGATTCTAGTAGCAAATCAATCACAACCGACACACGAAAAAAGACGTCCCAAAGAAGCTGAAACAGTCGCGACGGATTTTGCTTTGTATTTAATCGAAAAATACAATCTCAAAGGAAAACTCTGTCACTATTCTACAAAAGATGGTCTTTCAAAAATCATCGCAGCGAAAAAAAGAGGAGTGAATGTGACTTGTGAAGTCACCCCTACACATTTGATGTTTGATACGGATATGTTAACAGAAACCAATCACAAATGGTTTCAGATGAACCCACCCCTTCGTGGAAAAGAAGACCGCGAAGCGATGGTGAAAGGGATTTTGGATGGACATATCGATTATTTGGCGACAGACCACGCTCCCCACTCCATAGAAGAAAAACAAAAAGGGACAAGTGGGATCTCACAACTGGATACGTATGGGTTATTTGTCACCTATATGATACTCAAACTAAACATTCCGATGACTACAATTGCAAAAATCTGTTCCAAAAACCCAGGAGAGTTTGTGGCACCCTATTTACCGGAAACATTTGGAAAAGGGGTTGGTATCCTTAATCAAGGTTATGCGGCAAATTTTTCTGTCTTAAATTTAAAAAAACCAGTTGAATTTAAAAAATCAATGGTTAAAAGTAAGTCCGGCTGGTCACCCTTTGAGGGATTCCAATTTCCTGGATCCATCGAAGCAGTTTACTTTTTAGGCAAAGAAATACATGCAAAATGAGCCATTAGGCAGTAAAATTCTCTCTGGTCTCACCGTTAAGTCACTCCTTGCGGAATATCCGAATAGTTTTCAAGTTTTAGATTGGGAAGGAAATTTTATTTCTGTTACCGAACGATTTGCTCGGTTTTTAGAATTTCAACCAAAAGATATTGTTGGTAAATCCATTGTTGATTTTGCCCACGAAGACGACAAAGAAAACACAAAGTATACCTTTGATAGTTTAGGCGAAAATCCAAATATTGTAAATTTCGAAAACCGCTTAGTCACCCACTCAAACGAAGAAGTGTGGATCATTTGGTTACTCATTCCTTTACGTGAATCAAAAATTATTCTTGGATTCGATAGAGACGTTACCATCCAAAAGGACATTTCGTTCGAATTCCTCCTCCAACAACAGAAGTATAAATCTATTTTTGACAACCTTCCCATGGGAATTGCTATCACCGATGAAAAGGGGAAAATTGTTGAGACCAATAAAACAGCAAGAACCTATTTCAATATCCAAGATGGGGAACTTTTAAATCGTACTTTAAACATTCGTAAATACACTCTCATTCAGCCGAATGGAAATAAAATTTATCCAAGAAATTCCAGTCTCATGCGTGCGTTGCGACACAAAGAAGTGATTCGTAATATGGAGATTGGTCTAATCAAAGAAGAAAAAATTACTTGGTTTGATATTTTAGCAACACCGATTCCTCTCGAAAACTTTGGCCTTGCCGTTGCGTTTCTTGACATCACACAAAGAAGGCATGCAGAAGAAAAAATAGCATACCTAGCTTTTTTTGATCAACTCACCAATCTTCCCAACAGAAACTCTTTGATTGATAAACTTTTTCCAATCTTTGAAGAAGCAAGAAGGCATGGAAATCTTGTAGGTATCCTTGCCATTGATTTAGATAACTTTAAAATCATCAATGATTCTCGTGGCCATGAATTTGGTGATAAAATTATCAAACTCGTTGCGTATCGAATCCGAGAAAGTATCAGAGTCTATGATCTGATTAGTAGACAAGGTGGCGATGAATTCACAGTTGTATTGCCCGATTTATCTAACGAAAGAGATGCAGCTGTTATTTCCGAATCCATTTTGGATGCCATGACTCATCCATTTGTCATCGATGGGGAAAGAATTTTTGTAAACATATCGATTGGGATCGCACTTTATCCTACAGATGGAAAAGATTCCAACACACTTCTAAAAAATGCAGACAGTGCTCTCAACTTAGCAAAATCCCAAGGGAAAAACTGTTATGTATTTTTTACAGAAGAACTACAAACTGTTGTGGCAGAAAGATTGGAAATCGAAAACAGGATGCGGATTGCCATCATCGAAAACCAATTCACTTTGATGTACCAACCCAAAATCGATCTTTATACAAAAAAACCTGTGGGTGTTGAAGCCCTCATCCGTTGGCGTCATCCTGAACGCGGACTTATTTCTCCCAATGTATTCATTCCCATCTCTGAAGAAACAGGGATGATATTTGCGATTGGTGAATGGGTCATAAAATCAGCAATCCAAACAATGAGATATTGGAAAGACCAAGGGATTAATGATGTTTCGATGGCGGTCAATATCTCCACCAAACAGTTCAAACACGAAAGATTAATTTCTACGATTGCTGAAAACCTAAAACTATTCAAAGTGGATCCGCATGATTTGGAAGTGGAACTCACGGAAAGTTCTGTTATGGAAAATGCCGACGCTGCCGTCCGGACCATGCAAGAGATTCGAAAACTCGGTGCCAAAATTGCAATTGATGATTTTGGAACCGGCTATAGTAGTTTGGGGTATTTGAAAAAACTTCCGATTTCCTCTTTAAAAATTGATCGTTCTTTTGTATCTGAAATCACATCAGACAAAGATTCCAAAACCATCATCCATGCTGTTTCCAATCTAGCACATAACCTTGGTTTGAGTGTTGTGGCGGAAGGAGCAGAAACTGAGGAACAAGTCAAGTTACTTGCCGAAAGTGGAGTTGATCTCATCCAAGGATTTTATTTCGCCAAACCGATGAGTTCTGAGGAATGCCTTCATTTTCTGAAGACAGAACTTGGAATTTCGGATTGACCCGGTCGCTTTCCCACCGTTTTTATCAATTAAGGATTTCACTTGAAACTTTCAGTTGATTGGTTAAACGAATTTACCCCCCTCTCCCAAATTCCTTTCGAAAAGGTATTGGAAAAAATTAATACATCCATTTGCGAAATTGATGATGTGGAAGAATTTAAACTTCACCTATCATCGGTTATCACTGTCAAAATCAAATCACTTGAAAAACATCCCAATGCGGAAAAACTATCCACTACTGTCGCCACAGACGGTTCCAAAGATTACCAGATTGTGACTGCCGCTACCAATGTAAAGGTAGGTGACATCGTTCCATTGGCCCTTCCTGGAACCAAACTAGATGGAAAAGAAATTTTAGATTCGGAACTTCGGGGTGTTCGTTCCCAAGGGATGTATTGTTCCGAAAAAGAACTAGGCCTTGCTTTAGAATCTTCTGGAGTATTGATTTTTCCAAACGACACTCCACTTGGAATTTCAGTTCGTAAATTTTATTTATGGGAAGATACGATTCTCACAATCGATAACAAATCCATCACACATAGACCTGACCTTTGGAATCATTTTGGATTTGCACGTGAACTTGCAAGCCAACTCCAGTTGCCTTTGAATGAATTCCCTTTCCAAACAGATACAAAATGGGAATCAGGAAATGAGGGACTGGTTGTGGAAAAAACAGAACATGCACATGCTTACTATGTCTGTTCCATCAAAGATGTAAACATCGCTCCTTCAAATACCAAAATCAAATCTCGGCTTGAAAAATGTGGAATTCGGTCCATCAACAATGTTGTAGATGTTTCCAACTATCTTTTGTTAGAACTTGGTCAACCAACACATTTTTTTGATCGAGAAAGATTAAAGTCCACAACCTTCTCTGTTTCAAAGTCAAAGGAAGGCGACTCCTTCCCTTTGTTAGATGACACAAGTCCTAAATTACAAAAAGATCTGCTTCTCATTCAAAATGGAAAAGATCCAGTTGCCCTCGCCGGTGTGATGGGAGGAAAAGATTCTGCAGTGATCGATACCACAAAAAACATTGTAATGGAATCAGCAGTTTTCAAAAGAGAAGATGTTCGTTATACAATTCGCAAAACCAATATCCGTACTGAGTCGGCTGTTCGATACGAAAAAGGTTTAGATAGTTACACTTGTTTGCCGGTAATTCGCAGAGCAGTCCAATTACTAAAAGAAAATGGAAACCCAAAGATCAAAGTATATGAACCGCAAGGATTCAATCATACAGAATCTAAGTCTGTGACCATTCAAACAAATCTTTCTTTCCTACGCCATAAATTAGGTAAAAATATTTCGCAAAATGAAGTCACGGATATCTTAAACCGGCTTGGTTTCAAAGTCACAAACCAAGGGGAAGAATTATCTGTTTTAGTTCCTAAATTCAGACAAAATTACGATGTTACCATACCCGAAGACCTTGTGGAAGAAATCGGAAGGACTATTGGATACGCATCCATCCAAACTCAAGCCCTTTCGATGGCAGTGGAAACTCCAATTCGTAACCCATTACGCGAACTGGAAAGAAGAGTTAAAAACTTCCTCGCTTTAGAAGTTGGATTTAATGAAGTTTATAATTATTCCTTTGCATCACAAACAGATTCCAAATTAGAAGCAAAAGAAGAACATTCTTCGTTAAAAATTGCAAACGAAATGCCCGACGAACATTCGTTATTACGAAATAGTCTTTTTCCAGGTATCATCAAACAAGCAAAACTCAACCAAGACCGATTTGAGTCTGTAAATTTATTTGAACTTGGAAGAACCTATCATAAAGAAGGGAATGGTTCGGAACTAGCAGAAGAAAGACGTTGGATGGCCATCCTTTCTCTTTCGAAAAACAAACCGAATGACCTAACAGCTGTTGAATTAGAATTTTTACAGGTTAGAGAAACAATCTCCGATCTTTTCCAATATTTGAATCTACCAAAATACAAATGGGAAAAAACAAATCGAAACTACTTCCATCCCAATGCTGGACTTGTTCTTTCTTACGATGGAATAGAGATTGCGGAATTGGGAATCCTCCACACACGTTTTGCAGATGATTATGACTTAAAACGAAGAGCCATTCTTTCTAAAATCAATATGGAAAAGTTAGTGGATGTTTGGGAGAAACAAGGAAGGAACTCACATTTTGTTCCACCATCCAATTTCCCTCAAGGCCAATTAGATCTTTCTTTGCTGATGAACGAAAAAGATACAACAGAATCTTTTGTAGGTCTAGTACAAGGAATGAAAATTCCTGAACTAGAATCTGTGTTTGTTCAAACCATCTTCAAAGGGGAAACAGTCGGTGAAGGAAAAAAATCTGTCACGTATCGATTTAGACTTATGTCCTATGACAAAACATTTACGCAAGAAAGGTTCAAAGAACTTTCTGATTCTCTTGTAGATATCGCAAAGAAGAACGGATACAGCTTAAGATAAATTTGCTTTGACAAATCCCGATTTTTATCGGGAAATCATCCGAGTTTATGCGGACACTCCTAACAGTCATTTTGTCGGGTTTGGTATTTTCATGTTCCCGATTGGAAATCCAAAAATCCATTACAGATGACAGCTTTGTTCCGCAAAAAATCGATTATGCGATTTCTTCTGGTTCCGATGCCAATTTTCCAAAACTTCGATGGACACCAATCTTTAAAAACAACTTAAGTTTAGGTTTTCAATCGGACCATGTTTTCCTTAGATTGAAAGCAACCAACCAAACTTCTGCAAACAAACTAATTTTAGATTTAGGAAATCCACATTTAGATTTTGTCCGAGTTTATGAAGAAGGAAATCCGGAACCTATCAAAGAAGGTGGAGATTTTATTGCACACTCTCATTGGGATGCCTTTTCAAAATCCATCGCTTTTGAATTGGATTGGAAAGAAAACGAAGCTAAAACTTTAATTTTAGAAACCAAATCTTCATCAAACGTCAGTTACCTGATTCGATTTTACTCAAAAGATACATTTTATTTAAAAGAAAATTTAGAAAATACCATTCTCGGTTTTTTTTATGGAACCATATTAATCATGGTGATTTACAATTTATTTATATATTTTATCTTAAAAGAAAAAGCATATATTACATATTCCATATCCATTTTTTTTAACCTAGCCCTTCAAATGTATTTGAATGGCATATTAAACCAAGTCATTACACTGGACCATCCAGAAATTCATAACCGAATCGGAAGTATCATAGTCACCTGCTCCGCAGTTTCGGGTTGGACATTTGCCCAACAAACTTTGAATTTGCGAGAACTAAATCCTTGGTCACACAGACTCATCCAATCTTTAAAATTTGTAGTTTTATTCTATATTTTAATTCCATATTCTTACCTACCAATTGCCATTGCAGTTCGATTGGGAAATCTAATTGCTCAAGTTTTTGTGGTTTCAGTACTTCTCGTTGCTTTGGTTAATTATAGCACCGGAAATAAACAAGCAAGGTTGTTTCTATTTGGATGGAGTACCCTACTTTTTGGGATTTTGATGTACACATTGATGCAAAACGGAGTTTTGCCTGTAAATCTATTCACAATTTATGGAAACCAAATTGGTTCCACTTTAGAAGCGGGAATTTTATCACTAGCACTTGCCAATAAAATCAACGAATTAAAAGAAGAAAAAGCAAACACCCAAGCCTTAGCACTTGTCACTCTTGAAGAAAAAGTAAGAGAACGTACAAAAACTTTGGATGAATCTTTAAACTTAATCAAAAAGGATTTGAATGTTGCTAAAAAAATTCAAAAAACTTTGTTCTCTGATATTAAAACTAGTGATCCAAGAATCCATTTTCACTCCTACTACCAGTCGATGTCCGAAGTAGGAGGTGATTTTTACGACCTAACACAAGTTAAACCTGATTACTATCGAATTTTTGTAGCGGATGCTACAGGTCATGGAATCCAAGCTGCCCTCATCACAATGGCCATCAAAGCGGAATACGAATCACTCAAAATGATTTATGATCATCCTGATGATTTAGTATTTCATATGAACCAAATCTTTATTAACAAATATAGCAATATTCAAACAATATTTACCTGCTCTGTTTGTGATATTGACTTAAAAAACAAATTACTCTTTTATTCTTCAGCAGGTCACCCAGATCAAATACACCAAAGAATTGATGATATAAAACTTTTACCAAGAACTGGGAAAATCATAGGACTTATGGACCATACCCAGTACCGGATCATCGAACACCAAATCGAAGAAGGCGATCGTATTTTTCTCTTTACCGATGGAATTTTTGAACAGTTCAATCCTGAAAAAGAACTATTCGGTGAAGACCGTTTGTATGATATTTTAAAAGAGAACCTGAAGATGAGTTTGGATCATACAATGGCAAAGGTACTCAGTGAACTATCTTCTTTTACAGAAGGTGATGTAAAACAAGACGATATTACATTTATCGGTTGCGAAATTCAAAGTCTAAGTTGATTTTGATATCCATGTCCTATTCAGAAATTCCAGTTTTTACCAATCCATTCATCCACCCATCTGCAACTGCCTTTGGGATGATCGAATATGGAACTTCCGTTTCTTTATGGCCCGGTGCTGTGGTGCGTGCTGATATGAACTCCATCAAATTAGGAAATTATGTGAATATCCAAGATAATTCCACTTTACATACTGACAGCACAAGCCCCATTAGTATCGGCGAATGGACATTAGTTGGTCACAATGTAATGATCCACGGCTGTAAAATTGGGAGAGGAGTTCTTGTTGGTATTGGTTCTATTGTTCTGGATAATGCTGAAATTGGCGATGGCTCTCAAATTGCTGCCGGTTGTATGATTCGAGGAGGGAAAAAAATTCCACCCAGATCTCTTGTCGTACCTGACGGTTCAGATATCAAAGTATTTGCAGGAAAAGCAAAGCCAGAATTGACAGTAGCAGGATGTATTGAATACGCCCATCTTTCTGTTCGATTTCAACAAAACATCTTTGTGCCCTTTCAAAAAGAAGAAGAAGTACATTTTGTAAACCAAGCGAAAGAAATCATTGGAAAGTTAGGCATCTAACCAACAAAATAAAAATTCTTTCTGTCTAAACCATATCTCTTTTATGAAAAAAATTATAGATAAACTGCAAATCCTGGGAATTTTTTCTATCACACAGACTGTTTTTCAAATTGGAACCGTCATGATTATGGCTGTTTCTGCACTTGCTGGACAAAGCATTGCCCCCTCGCCAGAATCAGCTTCACTTCCAATTTCATTTGTGATTTTAGGAACTCTTCTTGGGTTGGTTCCTGCCTCAAAGTATATGAAATGGAAAGGTAGCAAAGTGGGTTTACTCACTGGAACAGTGATCGGTATCATTGGTGCAATCCTTGCATCTTATTCCATGTATGAGAAGAATTTTATCTTATTTTCCATATCACACTTGTTATATGGTTTTCATCAATCATTTGTTCAGTATTTACGATTTGTGGCAATGGAATCAGTACCAACACATGATAGATCCAGTGCCCTTTCTTGGATTTTAATCGCAGGTATTCCAGCAGCATTTCTTGGTCCATTGGCTGGACTCCAAGGGAAAGAAATTTTTCCAAACTCTTTGTATTTAGGATGTTATTTAATTTTAATTTCCAGTTTGTGTTTACAATTTTTCTTTATTTTATTTTTACCAAAACCCAATAAAGAATTATCTAGTATACCTTCACAATCTAATGACCCTTCCCCAAGATTTACGATTCGCCCACTTTCTTATCATATAAAAAATTTAGGATTATGGGTTTCGATTTTGGCAACAGCTTTTAGTTTTGGACTGATGGCAATGCTGATGTCCGCAGTGCCAGTGGCAATGAAATCCCATGGGCATGAAATGCATGCATCCACTCTGGTACTTCAATGGCATGTATTAGGAATGTACATTCCTTCTTTTTTCTCAGGACAATTGGTACGAAAAATGACAGCACCGTATCTGATACTTTTAGGAATTTTTGTGATGGGACTTGAAAGTTTTGCTGCTCTACAAGGAACAGAATTTTTACCATTTGCAATGGCACTCATACTACTTGGCATTGGTTGGAATTTTATGTATGTTGGTGGCACCAACTTACTTGTCGAACAATACCATCCTT
It encodes:
- a CDS encoding MBOAT family O-acyltransferase, producing the protein MLFNTFVFLLFFLIVYAVFLGFGWFAGKQKWAYRAQNLWLLLASYFFYGWWEWFFLTLILVSTIIDYCAAILIEGTENQIRRRLYLSVSILANLGLLFTMKYYDFFAVNLIDSWNQLALWMGSTAVADSHTYLLRNIILPVGISFYTFQTMSYTIDVFRKQIKAERDFFDFALFVNYFPQLVAGPIERAQDLLPQLKKPKFPTWDGVQKGLYDILLGYFMKVYVADNLATYVDQVFLAGKSLYTQNPDIIQAMDGSQVFAGGFLFLTQIYCDFAGYSFIALGVSRLLGVTLTVNFETPEFSKTPTEFWNRWHVTLNRWFRDYIYISLGGSKYGKFAQYRNLFIIFFLSGLWHGANWTFITWGCLQGVYTIIYLVAFAKKKDDKTDVVEITKPSFLQIIQSILSGTFSRVLVYTLVVFSAVGFRSYDADMMFLYMKKFLMFWDWDLNPNNNIKNVLGLFEEYFKIFLPLLIIDGISYFKKERYWVFLTHPIVQAFVLSFMGFLILTRGVFGKEVIYFAF
- a CDS encoding RecQ family ATP-dependent DNA helicase, with the translated sequence MENLIVDPFGFAEILRVTLDLRSELKTKFGFSEFRPGQEEAIRSVLTGQDTLAILPTGAGKSLIYQLPAAIQKNKLTLVISPLIALMKDQTESLLAKGIPAAFCNSTQDEVEQMTILAKSVKGEIRVLLVSPERALSNGFLHIFRELDLFALVIDEAHCVSQWGHDFRPEYRQIHILRERHPRPNFPILALTATATTKVQTDVQNALGMKSPKVVLSTFYRPNLKFSVEYPAAERDKADRLIELLEPWKDGRKFPGRAIVYCATRKKTDEVYDLLKDFGFSVGKYHAGRTDGIRERTQNAYTSGKVPILVATNAFGMGMDQPDVRLVVHYQVPASLEAYYQEAGRAGRDGLGSECVLFFKAGDVATQAFMLSKETNFKGGDTLLKYIKEYAGKEECRQVQLCSYFGETISPCGNCDICTEVGSNLHRSHFLKTEAAKVQKKNEKREYPLSEWEEETIQNFLKEHPAVFGKTIIAKTLVGKRTKDVLRYRMERNPFHGKLDGIPEEAVVAKLETWVEEKKVLVAGAKYPKLYLPNFVKTKSKISSSNSDDTNSSPSKIKKPPTLHSQILKELMNYRDRKARQLKWKKFMVFQNPVLKRIAERKPKNLSELEATKGVGPAKVERFGNDIIEILSKWD
- a CDS encoding amidohydrolase family protein produces the protein MEKIAGKIVTHEREWEGTIEFDSNTGLITEVKDGIDPEACQFPEGTVIFPGFGDIHIHAREDVSGKHTYKEDFISAGNAAINGGVIHVADMPNNPVPPIDDESYAAKQALTKKAPIHITLYAGIGPHTKPLEKKVPYKVFMGPSIGELFFHDNASLEEVIKHYVGQDISFHCEDPEILVANQSQPTHEKRRPKEAETVATDFALYLIEKYNLKGKLCHYSTKDGLSKIIAAKKRGVNVTCEVTPTHLMFDTDMLTETNHKWFQMNPPLRGKEDREAMVKGILDGHIDYLATDHAPHSIEEKQKGTSGISQLDTYGLFVTYMILKLNIPMTTIAKICSKNPGEFVAPYLPETFGKGVGILNQGYAANFSVLNLKKPVEFKKSMVKSKSGWSPFEGFQFPGSIEAVYFLGKEIHAK
- a CDS encoding sensor domain-containing protein, with the protein product MQNEPLGSKILSGLTVKSLLAEYPNSFQVLDWEGNFISVTERFARFLEFQPKDIVGKSIVDFAHEDDKENTKYTFDSLGENPNIVNFENRLVTHSNEEVWIIWLLIPLRESKIILGFDRDVTIQKDISFEFLLQQQKYKSIFDNLPMGIAITDEKGKIVETNKTARTYFNIQDGELLNRTLNIRKYTLIQPNGNKIYPRNSSLMRALRHKEVIRNMEIGLIKEEKITWFDILATPIPLENFGLAVAFLDITQRRHAEEKIAYLAFFDQLTNLPNRNSLIDKLFPIFEEARRHGNLVGILAIDLDNFKIINDSRGHEFGDKIIKLVAYRIRESIRVYDLISRQGGDEFTVVLPDLSNERDAAVISESILDAMTHPFVIDGERIFVNISIGIALYPTDGKDSNTLLKNADSALNLAKSQGKNCYVFFTEELQTVVAERLEIENRMRIAIIENQFTLMYQPKIDLYTKKPVGVEALIRWRHPERGLISPNVFIPISEETGMIFAIGEWVIKSAIQTMRYWKDQGINDVSMAVNISTKQFKHERLISTIAENLKLFKVDPHDLEVELTESSVMENADAAVRTMQEIRKLGAKIAIDDFGTGYSSLGYLKKLPISSLKIDRSFVSEITSDKDSKTIIHAVSNLAHNLGLSVVAEGAETEEQVKLLAESGVDLIQGFYFAKPMSSEECLHFLKTELGISD
- the pheT gene encoding phenylalanine--tRNA ligase subunit beta, whose product is MKLSVDWLNEFTPLSQIPFEKVLEKINTSICEIDDVEEFKLHLSSVITVKIKSLEKHPNAEKLSTTVATDGSKDYQIVTAATNVKVGDIVPLALPGTKLDGKEILDSELRGVRSQGMYCSEKELGLALESSGVLIFPNDTPLGISVRKFYLWEDTILTIDNKSITHRPDLWNHFGFARELASQLQLPLNEFPFQTDTKWESGNEGLVVEKTEHAHAYYVCSIKDVNIAPSNTKIKSRLEKCGIRSINNVVDVSNYLLLELGQPTHFFDRERLKSTTFSVSKSKEGDSFPLLDDTSPKLQKDLLLIQNGKDPVALAGVMGGKDSAVIDTTKNIVMESAVFKREDVRYTIRKTNIRTESAVRYEKGLDSYTCLPVIRRAVQLLKENGNPKIKVYEPQGFNHTESKSVTIQTNLSFLRHKLGKNISQNEVTDILNRLGFKVTNQGEELSVLVPKFRQNYDVTIPEDLVEEIGRTIGYASIQTQALSMAVETPIRNPLRELERRVKNFLALEVGFNEVYNYSFASQTDSKLEAKEEHSSLKIANEMPDEHSLLRNSLFPGIIKQAKLNQDRFESVNLFELGRTYHKEGNGSELAEERRWMAILSLSKNKPNDLTAVELEFLQVRETISDLFQYLNLPKYKWEKTNRNYFHPNAGLVLSYDGIEIAELGILHTRFADDYDLKRRAILSKINMEKLVDVWEKQGRNSHFVPPSNFPQGQLDLSLLMNEKDTTESFVGLVQGMKIPELESVFVQTIFKGETVGEGKKSVTYRFRLMSYDKTFTQERFKELSDSLVDIAKKNGYSLR